GGTCGCGCACAAGATGAAGGACGCGCAGGTCGAGGGCGCCAGCGTGGTGCTGGTCAATGGTGACGCGACCGTTCTGGAGGCCGGCTACGGCGTCGCCGACAAAGAAGGGGGCCGAAAGGCCGACGCAGACACCCTCTACTGCGTCGGCTCGGTGACCAAGCTGTTCACGGCCACCACGATCATGCGGCTGGTCGAGCAAGGCAAGATAGACCTGGACAAGCCGATCAAGACCTATCTGCCGGAATTCTCGATCAAGTCGCGCTTCCCCGAGGCTGGCCCCATCACCCTCAGGAGCATCCTGACGCATCACTCCGGGCTGCCGAGCGATCGGCTCTCGGGCATGTTCACCAAGGCGCCGGCGCCCTACGCGACTATCTTGACCGCGCTGCGCGACGAGTACGTCGCATCTCCGCCCTGGCACGCTTTCTCCTACTCGAACCTGGGCTTCGACGTGGCCGCCATCGTCGCCGAGCGGGTGAGCGGCAAGCCGTACCCCGAAGCCGTGCGGGAAGCCGTCCTGCGACCCGCCGGAATGGACGCGACCACATTCGATCCGACCGCGCCGCTGGTCTCGAAGACCTACCACGACGGCGCGTTCGACCAGGAGCCGGGGCTGCGGGATACGCCGGCCGGCGGGATGTACTCGAGCGCTCGCGATCTCGGGCGGTTCATGCGGATGGTCATGGCGGGAGGAAAGTCCGAGCGCGGCCGCGTCATCGAGGAGGCGACGCTAGACGAGATGCTCCGGCCGCAAAATGCCCATGTTCCGCTCGATTTCAGCTTTCGCATCGGCCTGGCCTGGATCCTCGATCATCGTGCGAGCGCGTCCGATCGCGTCATCGGGCATAACGGCGCGACCATCAACTACCACACCGCCTTGGCCATCGACGTCGGCAACAAGCTCGGCGTCGCCTTGCTGACGAATTCGCGGCGCGGCGGCGAGATCGCCGGCGCGATCGTGGCCGACGCCCTCGAAATGGCTCGGGAGGCCAGCGGCAAGAAGGCCGACCCAAAGGTCGATCGGCCCGCCGCGGCGCCCGACGCCGACCCCGCCGCAATCGCCGCCCACGCGGGCTTCTACTCGACGGTGATGGGCGCCGCGCCGCTGCGGGCGGCCGGCAAGGCCCTGCGCTACACCAACTCCGGCTGGGATGCCGAAGTGTTTCCGCTTATGGACGGGACCTTCGGGGCGCGCCTCTTGCTCTTGGGCTTCTTCCCGCTGGAGCTGGACCAGACCCGGGAAATCCGCCTGGCGTTTCGCGACGTCGCGGGCAGACATGTCTTGACGGCAATGGCCGAGGGCGGCGAGTTCTACGCCGGCGAGCGGCTAACGGCCCGCCCCTTGCCGGACTCCTGGCAGGCCCGCATTGGCGACTACGACATCTCGAACCTGGGCGACGATCACCCGCTGATTCACGGCCTGTCGGTCAAGGAGCGCGGCGGCTTCGCGATCGTATCGGGCAATGTGTCGGGTTCTCCTTTGCCGATGACCTTCGCGCTGCAGCCCATCAGTGACGACGAGGCGATCATCCTGGGCACCGGGCGGAGCCTCGGCGAGACGGTGCGCGTGGTCCGCGGCGCCTCGGGAGAGAAGATCGTCGCCGCGGGCTACGAGCTGGTCAGAAGGCAGGAGTAGCAGGGCGAACCGGGAGCATCGATTCTCGCATCAATTGATGCTAAGATTGATGCGAAGGGCGAGGTTAGCCGTGCGCACGACACTCAACATCGACGACCAGCTACTGGCCGAGGCCGGGCGGATGACCGGAATGACCGAGAAGTCCGCCCTGGTCCGGGAGGGGCTCAAGGCGCTGATCGAGCGTGAGAGTGCGCGCCGCCTCGCGCGGCTCGC
Above is a window of Candidatus Tanganyikabacteria bacterium DNA encoding:
- a CDS encoding beta-lactamase family protein, giving the protein MKLRTLAFIIAVAVLSGCAGFRRETVAPGDFAGLRKQLGDLVAHKMKDAQVEGASVVLVNGDATVLEAGYGVADKEGGRKADADTLYCVGSVTKLFTATTIMRLVEQGKIDLDKPIKTYLPEFSIKSRFPEAGPITLRSILTHHSGLPSDRLSGMFTKAPAPYATILTALRDEYVASPPWHAFSYSNLGFDVAAIVAERVSGKPYPEAVREAVLRPAGMDATTFDPTAPLVSKTYHDGAFDQEPGLRDTPAGGMYSSARDLGRFMRMVMAGGKSERGRVIEEATLDEMLRPQNAHVPLDFSFRIGLAWILDHRASASDRVIGHNGATINYHTALAIDVGNKLGVALLTNSRRGGEIAGAIVADALEMAREASGKKADPKVDRPAAAPDADPAAIAAHAGFYSTVMGAAPLRAAGKALRYTNSGWDAEVFPLMDGTFGARLLLLGFFPLELDQTREIRLAFRDVAGRHVLTAMAEGGEFYAGERLTARPLPDSWQARIGDYDISNLGDDHPLIHGLSVKERGGFAIVSGNVSGSPLPMTFALQPISDDEAIILGTGRSLGETVRVVRGASGEKIVAAGYELVRRQE
- a CDS encoding type II toxin-antitoxin system VapB family antitoxin — its product is MRTTLNIDDQLLAEAGRMTGMTEKSALVREGLKALIERESARRLARLAGSDPQVAEIPRRRSDPA